Proteins encoded by one window of Nicotiana tabacum cultivar K326 chromosome 10, ASM71507v2, whole genome shotgun sequence:
- the LOC107793989 gene encoding putative F-box/LRR-repeat protein At3g18150, with protein sequence MASNDPTTVDRISVLPDSLLHHILSLMPIEEAFITHAFSKGWRYLWTSLYNFYFNCELYNEEYVSFVDYVLAHSVSPKIKEFVLHFHDPNEYKSALSRWLSFAVEKKVENVVLWSYSEDDACPLPEFFYTCCPALETMEFNSCKRFTRLEIRSSKLKTLKLIDYGDNGRSLDDFKCRLVDVTSVVNARLTFNITCIKDIQDDHGEEVDDEEDSCGDYHQVFSILVQDYLQKLSCATDLTIASWFTEVLCMLQFKGVLIPELKCKYVTLELQMETFNLYRAADLLQASPYVETLNIDMHTMYFYKSRCQFESRYLAKGANIDLQSWVACFVFPNLKNVRITNSFGCLADHFKQGYDKLFKLSEFLLKRATVLEKFIIISKTRRSEITKAAGSFLPQDMRNVALY encoded by the exons ATGGCTTCCAACGATCCAACAACTGTAGACCGAATCAGTGTGTTGCCAGATTCTCTTCTCCATCACATTCTCTCTCTCATGCCGATAGAGGAGGCATTCATAACGCATGCTTTCTCGAAAGGATGGCGCTATCTCTGGACTTCACTTTATAATTTCTATTTCAATTGTGAACTTTATAATGAAGAATACGTGTCCTTTGTTGACTATGTATTAGCTCATTCCGTTTCTCctaaaataaaagaatttgtGCTCCACTTCCATGACCCGAATGAATACAAGTCCGCACTCAGCAGATGGCTTAGTTTTGCTGttgaaaagaaagtggaaaatgtTGTGCTTTGGTCATACTCTGAGGATGATGCCTGTCCATTGCCTGAATTTTTCTATACCT GTTGTCCTGCTTTAGAAACTATGGAATTTAACTCTTGTAAGCGTTTTACTCGCCTGGAAATTAGGTCTTCAAAATTAAAGACACTGAAATTGATAGATTATGGTGACAATGGAA GAAGTCTTGATGATTTCAAGTGTAGGCTTGTAGATGTGACCTCTGTGGTTAATGCTAGGCTTACCTTCAACATTACCTGTATCAAAGACATCCAGGACGATCATGGTGAAGaagttgatgatgaggaagatagTTGTGGGGACTATCATCAAGTTTTTAGTATTCTCGTCCAAGATTATCTTCAAAAGTTGAGTTGTGCAACCGATCTAACAATTGCAAGTTGGTTCACAGAGGTCCTATGCATGTTGCAGTTCAAAGGTGTGCTGATTCCAGAATTGAAATGCAAATATGTAACACTAGAGTTGCAGATGGAAACGTTTAATTTGTACAGAGCAGCTGACCTTTTGCAAGCCTCCCCTTATGTTGAGACACTCAACATAGACATGCATACTATGTATTTTTACAAGTCTCGGTGCCAATTTGAATCAAGATATTTGGCTAAAGGAGCTAATATTGATTTGCAGAGTTGGGTTGCATGCTTTGTATTTCCCAACCTCAAGAATGTTAGGATTACTAATTCCTTTGGGTGTTTGGCGGATCATTTCAAACAGGGCTATGACAAGCTTTTCAAACTTTCAGAATTTCTGTTAAAGAGAGCGACTGTTCTGGAGAAGTTCATTATCATATCAAAGACGAGAAG GAGCGAGATTACCAAGGCTGCTGGTAGTTTTCTGCCTCAGGATATGAGGAACGTCGCCTTATATTGA
- the LOC107793990 gene encoding serine/threonine-protein phosphatase 7 long form homolog, producing MKEWPTWVDLLKPLYQDIWKKDGIFEAVIASTFKIHRHNDLIIALVERWCLETNTFILPWGEATVTLEDMVVLGGYSVLGHCVLKPVKAKDSVAVEKTLCEAHKTVRARNVTHHAWMEYFAGKGDHLEHVAFLTLWLSRYVLPSKSYQTVDRALFPIAIYLSQGIPIALAPAVLSSIYRDLRLLKQIIISSSSSRCNQDESDPLFRAPLQFVQLWAWERFSNLQPKPSFICSGEPRLARWHNVKKLNCVDPRSAIDSAAELFLWRPYAIDTVKNWDINKFYKKKEEYVVVGPKMGREILVFARFIRASELVGVDCVEQYNPHRVSMQFGFDQDVPACVNHASDNPKIAWSNYSRPIKDAELYIPSRLFESDVTKRYLEWWKNNKFALEDAVKHVTKGQRSRTHQRIPRLSWESYKMRNASVCCEFAQKFDEVRTDGNIQDCEMRVVESSDDDDNLPIAESLNKRRLVKKEITVPGNQAPLASIQSQSSSASNDETARERETLMESKPLSKKGGCKLNLSHSLELANVNRSCGKYTEFSSTSPVKMSLQMSNDSVEAPKVSTNGINRTEGNMQMENIDNHEKRSTRYEMTDLLKLEMRLRNLENIMAGKVPRVGKR from the coding sequence ATGAAGGAATGGCCTACTTGGGTTGATCTGTTAAAGCCTTTATACCAAGATAtatggaagaaagatggaatcttTGAAGCTGTTATAGCTTCCACGTTCAAGATTCATAGGCACAATGATTTGATTATTGCTCTTGTTGAGAGATGGTGTTTGGAGACAAACACATTCATTTTACCTTGGGGAGAAGCAACTGTTACTTTGGAGGATATGGTAGTTTTGGGTGGTTACTCTGTTTTGGGCCACTGTGTCTTGAAACCTGTTAAGGCCAAAGATTCTGTTGCAGTTGAAAAAACTCTTTGCGAAGCTCATAAGACTGTTAGAGCAAGGAATGTTACTCACCATGCCTGGATGGAATATTTTGCAGGAAAAGGTGACCATTTGGAGCATGTTGCATTTTTGACCCTTTGGTTGTCAAGGTATGTGCTCCCTTCTAAAAGTTATCAAACTGTGGATAGAGCTCTTTTCCCTATTGCAATTTATCTTTCTCAAGGTATACCAATAGCACTTGCCCCTGCTGTTCTTTCTAGCATCTATAGGGATTTAAGGTTGCTTAAACAAATTATTATATCTTCATCTAGTTCTAGGTGTAACCAAGATGAGTCAGATCCTCTCTTTAGGGCTCCTCTTCAATTTGTTCAGTTATGGGCTTGGGAGAGATTTTCCAATTTGCAGCCTAAGCCTAGTTTCATCTGTTCCGGGGAGCCAAGATTGGCTAGATGGCATAATGTGAAAAAACTAAATTGTGTGGATCCTAGGAGTGCAATAGATTCTGCAGCAGAATTGTTTCTGTGGCGTCCTTATGCTATTGATACAGTGAAGAATTGGGACATCAACAAATTTTACAAGAAAAAGGAGGAATATGTGGTGGTTGGACCAAAGATGGGAAGAGAAATCTTGGTTTTTGCTCGATTTATTCGAGCTTCTGAACTAGTTGGAGTGGATTGTGTAGAACAGTATAATCCACATAGAGTATCAATGCAATTTGGATTTGATCAAGATGTGCCAGCTTGTGTGAATCATGCTAGTGATAACCCAAAAATTGCTTGGAGCAATTATAGTAGACCAATTAAAGATGCCGAACTCTATATACCTTCTAGGCTCTTTGAGTCAGATGTTACCAAACGATACTTGGAGTGGTGGAAGAACAACAAATTTGCACTTGAAGATGCAGTTAAGCATGTAACCAAAGGACAACGGTCTAGAACTCACCAAAGGATACCAAGACTGTCGTGGGAAAGCTATAAAATGAGGAATGCCTCCGTATGTTGTGAATTTGCACAGAAATTTGATGAGGTTAGAACAGATGGCAATATTCAAGATTGTGAAATGAGAGTTGTAGAATCATCAGATGATGATGACAATTTACCGATTGCAGAATCTTTAAACAAAAGGAGGCTCGTGAAGAAAGAGATTACTGTACCTGGTAATCAAGCACCCCTAGCTAGCATCCAAAGCCAATCTTCTTCCGCTTCTAATGATGAAACTGCCAGAGAAAGGGAGACGCTAATGGAGTCAAAACCATTGAGCAAAAAAGGTGGCTGTAAGCTCAACTTGTCTCACAGTTTAGAACTTGCAAATGTAAATAGGAGCTGTGGCAAATATACAGAATTTTCGAGTACTAGTCCTGTTAAAATGAGTTTGCAGATGAGCAATGATTCAGTGGAAGCACCTAAGGTAAGTACAAATGGTATCAATAGGACTGAAGGAAATATGCAGATGGAAAATATTGACAACCATGAGAAAAGGAGCACAAGATATGAAATGACTGATCTTCTGAAACTTGAGATGAGGCTTAGAAACCTTGAGAACATCATGGCTGGAAAGGTTCCAAGAGTTGGGAAGAGGTGA